The genomic stretch ggaataaaaatattttgaaacaCACCCTTGTCATTTAAAAAACAAAATCACGTAAAAGACTTGCAGGGATAGTTCTTCATGTTTTTGAATAGCATTTTCTGATTGCATTTTGTTTTATCCCTATAATAATGAATCTTAACTTATCTAAGCAATCGTTTCATTATTGTTTATTGTACAAACTATTTTGGCGTGCTTTGTTGTTATTTTCAGATGATGGGTCATTTTTAGATAAGTTTTTCAAATCTACTGCGAGCTTGGGTCCATTAGAGGTTCTACTTCTATATTTGGCTTCATCATTTGATGTATACCTACATAATTCCTTTCTTCTGTCTCATTCTTGCATGTTTATATATGTGTAGCGAGCACGATATCTTGAGAATGACAGAGAAATGGAAGTTGCTCATTCCATAGCAGCGACTGCTGGTGAGACAGAGGTAAGGTGTCTAAAATTATAGGTGATTAGGCTTACATTTATTTTGACCTAGTGAGGTTTTGTTTTTAAGTTAAAAGAGTGCACATTAGGAAGAAATACAAGCATTTGATTGATTTGGTTTACCCATTTATATTTCGGACTGTCCTCTCCAATCTTTATCTCCAAAAAGTTTTTTCAGTTCAATTCCCTCCacccaaaaaaaaaatgacaactaAAAGTAATGTGATACATTTGTTATTTAGTTTGTCCAGTTGTCTCTCATTTTACCACTTTTTCTTTGCAGGCTTCTGATAATGTGAATACTCATTTTATCTGCTTCACATGTGTGGATGGTACATTCTTTGTTGGTTCTCTATCTCTGTGTGTGGGTTTTATAGTATCAAAATGTATTCCCGCTGAAATTATTAGACACATTCTGAAGAATTTTTAAGTGTATATAGTATGACTTACATACCAAACCTTTTCATAGGTGTTCTGTACGAGCTTGACGGAAGAAAGACAGGACCAATCTCTCATGGTGCATCTTCCCCAAGCACTCTTTTGCAGGTATATATGCCTGTACATAAATGATTTACTGGGTAATTGGGATGCTATTATATAACTTTGGTAAAATGGTTTCCTATTGTTTCATTTTTAAATGTCTATCCATTGAATGTGGCCTTGATGCAACCAAGTCCTTTTTCGTTTGTTGCTGTAACCTAGCCAGTTCTCCCAACTTTTTGAGCCTGTTCCACTGgtaatttttcttgtttttcacTTGAACAGGATGCTGCTAAAGTCATACTAGGCATGATACAGAAAAATCCCGACTCACTCGACTTTAATGTCATTGCCCTTTCGAAGAAATCTCGTTGAAGTTGCTACTGCGAGATCATCCGAGCCCCATATGGACGGTTTAAAATTTTAGTGATGTAACTGTGCTCAAGGGATGTCGTTTTCGTTTAGGTCACTCTGTGCTTCAAGTATTTCCAGTTATTTTGTGGGCTAAATACTGGAGTGTTTATTATCCTCAGGCTCATGGTTTTGTTGACATGATACAATTGTCATTTTGTTTGTTGCTTTAGATGGTAGTAGGTACACAACTCATCTTAGGGGCATGTTTGGCCCAGAGAGAGAAATAAGGTAACTGTGTTAGAAAGTTCTCGTTTAGCTTAAATTGAAGAGATTTTTTTTAGCAAAATGGCAGCGATACAATGTTCTCAATGATCGAAAGCACCTCACATATGTTGACTTGCTTTCTTTACAAGCATATTTCTGCCCTGTTTATCTGTTTGGCCTCATTCATACACAAACGTGTCTCAAGTGTACAGTTCTACAAAGCTTCTCTCCTAAAAATCTTTAAagatcttatttttattttaactaCAAAGTATATGCCTTAATCCTTATATACTTCAAATAAGCAATTTTATTCTGAAATCGTCTTGCTcggaatttttttattatatatgtaattATTAGTAGTATAAGCAGATTAGAGAGCAAGAGAAAATTGGCTTGGAGCTCAGAACTTAAGCAGAAACGGCATGGTAGTGCGGTGAGAGGAGTATGCACTTTTTTTTCCCTAATATAATTGGAGTGGGATGGGGTGGGTAAAAACCCGCCCTGGTTCCGCAACTAATTCccggtgaattttttttttatttcttaaattgtTACTTAACtctctatatatttctttttattttgacgTTGTAAGCTTCTAACATTAATTCTTAGTTCATTTAACACGTTTTATTACACAATTGGTTcatatatgaaaaagaaaaaaaaatctctgataaataaaattaaaaaaatattaaattaagtggtctaataaaaatataattgtaaaattctatatgaaataaataaaaaattgtcaGATTTTATAAATCCCCCCTCCTTCCAAATTCTCTTTTTCCGTCTATCCCCTCCTTTTCTTTTCAAGAGAAATCACCGAGCATACgacttttccaaaaaaaaaattctacttttatgtttttttttttcacttttatattaaaatatattttacctTTTTCATTTTTACGTTCTCTTCTTATTTCTTTTCACTCTCTATTATCTACTTCTTCATTGCTCTTTAGTGTCATCTATcattctctcttttcttcttcttcactgCTCTTCAATtcctcttttcttctcttcttcccgTTTCTCTtatctctcttctttttgtttcactttcttctcttcttttcttcctgtttctcttctctctcttctctttgttTCACTTTCTTATCTTTTATTCTTCGTCTCTACAGTAAGAATTTAGGGTTTTATGGTAAGTTTAATGGTTTTGAGTTTCTTTCATTTCCTATCTTATTTATTTTCCCTTTTGTTTCTGGAGCACAAGCTTGCaccctttattttttattgttccTTTTCTTCATTTGACATTAAGGACGTCTAAGAGTTAGTGAGCATCACAATGTGTGCATTAATTTTGACTTTGGGGGTTCTATGACCCATTATTTTAGAGCATATTACTAGTTGTTTTGATTTAAAGAGTTTTATGTTTCACTGGATTTGATTTGGTATGCTTTATAATAATTGCAATTGATTCTATTACATGGGTGTTTCACTGCACTTGGTGTTTATGACAATAATTTGTATATACTAGGCCTATTATGTTGGTTaggttggttgattattatttattttgctTATGTTGCTTAATGGGTTGCTAAATAGTTTTAAGGGTTGTTATAGGGAGTTGCTATATAATTTTAGTGGTTGTTATATAGTTTTAATGATTGTTATATAGTTGTAAGAGTTTCTATAAAGGGTTCCTAGCTATGTAGTCGTAAGGGTTGCTATATAGTCTTTAGGGTTGCTTATGAGGTTCGTGGGTTGTTTTCTATGTTTTTGCATAATGTTGCTTTAGATTTTCCAGAGTTTCTTAATaggatgttttatatgttgcTAATTAGTATTATGGGTTGCTTAATTGGTTGTTGTGTAGTCTTAAGGTTGCTATAGAGAGTTGCAATGTAGTTTTATGGGTTGCTAAGGAGTTTCAATGATTTCTTAACGGGCTGTTTTACATGTAGCTGCTTAGTATTATGGGTTGCTTTTTGCTTATAAGTTTTGAGGGTTTCTTAACAAGTTGTTATATGGGTTGCTGGATgtgactaaatttttttttttacatgctATACTGTCTTATGGGTTGCTAAAAATTtttgatggttttttttttaattttgttataatttaatgtatttctttaataattttaaaGCGATTTAAAGAGACATTCATAAACAACATTTAAAGCAACCCTTAAGAAATATATTCAGCAACTCACACTCATTTTAAGCAACTTGTACAACAATATTTATAATTTCTTAAGCAACTCTTATACAACCTAATCAACATATCAAACAACCCTTAAGCAACCTATTTAACAAAATCACAATCATTTGAAGCTACCTACATAACAACATTTACACCTACTTAAGCATGTGATAAAAAATCATTAAGCAACCTATTCAACAACCCTTAAGCAACATATTTGGCAACTCACACTCATTTTAAGCAACTTATACAACAACCTTAACAACTACTTAAGCAACCCTTATGCAACTTAATTAACATATCAAACAACCCTTAAGCAACTTATGTAACAAACTACAATCATTCCAAGAAACCTACATAGCAACATTTACAACTATTTTAACAAATGATAAGCAACACATGAATCAACCTATTCAACAACCATTAAGAAACATATTCAACAACTCTCACTCATATTAAGTAACTTATACAACAATCATTACAACTATTTAAATAATCCTTAAGCAactgtggataccaaaaatccacactaaaagaaaaaataCATGATCCCATATTGAAATGAGTAAGGGTCTGCGAACGTGAAAGAATTGACCCAACGAGCAACACAAGCTAAGTTATAGAGTTCGGGCTAGCCTAGAGCCTAAGGCCTAAGACCTAAATGCTCATATGAGGATGGGCCACATTGCGCAAAATAACCTCTATAGAAGCCAAAAGAAAACGTAACACACTCCCGAGGTAGTCCCAAGAGACCACGGATCAAATGATGGAATCTTCGGTCCTCACAATAGTGACTACATCCTAGACATGCCCATCTCGATAATATGCACCATGATGCACCACGCCTCGCGAGGCCGCCCGCGCACCTATGGGTCTCGCCCAGGCAGCGTCTCGCACAGAtgctccagcagcctcgcccaggcaACGTCTCGCGCAGGTGCTTcagcagcctcgcccaggcagCGTCTCGCGCAGATGCTCTAGCAACCTCACCCAGGCAGGGTCTCATGCAGATGCTCCAACAACCTCGCCCAGGCAGCGTCTCGCGCAGgtgctccagcagcctcgcccaggcagcgtctcgcgcacgcgcaggtgctccagcagcctcgcccaggcagCATCTCGCACAAAtgctccagcagcctcgcccagacagcgtctcgcgcaggtgctccagcagcctcgcccaggcaACGTCTCGTGCAGATGCTCCAGCAGTCTCGCCCAGGCAGCGTCTCGCGCACGCGCAGGTGCTCGAGCAGCCTTGCCCAGGCAGCATCTTGCGCAGAtgctccagcagcctcgcccaggcagTGTCTCGCGCAAAtgctccagcagcctcgcccaggcaATGTCTCGCGCAAGTGCATCAGTGGCGTCGCCCATGAGCCTCCCGCCAAGTGAGGTGCACCCTGCCTTGTCCATATGCcacgcaccaccatggtcccgcggccccccaaggtgcctcgcaccaccatggtctcgcggctcacatggcctcgcaccaccatggtcttgcAGCTCCCATgacctcgcaccaccatggtctcacGCCTCGCGTACTTGTATGGGGTCTAAGACCTCTAGAAGGAGCGTACAAGGAGCAATAAGGAGAGACCCAAGAACTATTTGGTATCAAGCCAATAGTGGTGtagatgactgagtatatcgttcatgttaacacgcaagctttcctacacttagtagaaTGTGGGATAACTTTGAGCAGATACGTGCCTTGGAGATGCAagaataaccatcaggtacaaagcaCCCGTACGTGTACAGGtgcaggacgtacgaccatgaggaggacagaagcgtgaccctgacatctgtataacacaagtagtggaggcacggatttgtacagagagtggaagcactacatgcatgcctctgactatgtactaggccgacaccatgaccttctgctccaccacgacctgtgccactacccttacaatgtacctatgtacaatcttgtcccctgggaccacaatgtatgaggagccattagagctccaatataaatagatcatcacccctccagaaaaggggttagaaaattcattgtacactcaggctattaagaaatatacaaGGGCTTACTCCATtattgatctgtgtttatcctttcataagttcatcctaagttcttatctaaatatctccatacttacctttgagtttttcgatctaatttcgttgacgagatttcactgtCAACAGCAACCTATAAAACAACCATTAAGAAACCTATTTAAGCAACTAGTTGCATCTTATATTGTTGAAGTTACATCTAATGTTGTTGGTGTAGTTATTGAGGATGTTGAGCAACCAAATCAATGGCAAAGCAACCTTATAAGAAACCTCATTCAACCTATGAGTTCAA from Humulus lupulus chromosome 5, drHumLupu1.1, whole genome shotgun sequence encodes the following:
- the LOC133778097 gene encoding ubiquitin carboxyl-terminal hydrolase 3 isoform X2, producing MATLDESPAAKRWLPLEANPDVMNQFLWGLGLPETEAECYDVYGFDQELLEMVPKPVLAVLFLYPITSQSEEERMLQANEMKEPHGKVYFMKQTVGNACGTVGLLHAVANITSEIKLHDGSFLDKFFKSTASLGPLERARYLENDREMEVAHSIAATAGETEASDNVNTHFICFTCVDGVLYELDGRKTGPISHGASSPSTLLQDAAKVILGMIQKNPDSLDFNVIALSKKSR
- the LOC133778097 gene encoding ubiquitin carboxyl-terminal hydrolase 3 isoform X1; translation: MATLDESPAAKRWLPLEANPDVMNQFLWGLGLPETEAECYDVYGFDQELLEMVPKPVLAVLFLYPITSQSEEERMLQANEMKEPHGKVYFMKQTVGNACGTVGLLHAVANITSEIKLHDGSFLDKFFKSTASLGPLERARYLENDREMEVAHSIAATAGETEASDNVNTHFICFTCVDGTFFVGSLSLCVGFIVSKCVLYELDGRKTGPISHGASSPSTLLQDAAKVILGMIQKNPDSLDFNVIALSKKSR